In Thermoanaerobacter uzonensis DSM 18761, the sequence CTATCGCGGCTGTAATCGCAGCAACAAGCTCAGTTTCTTCTTCGTTTTCTCCACTTTTGTCTTTTTTTTCTTCATTCTTTACTTTTTCTTCCTCTTTACTATTAAAGGTTTTTTTCAAAAAATCCAAAAAACTTTCCATAAAAACACCACCTTACAGAGGTATATTGCCATGTTTCTTAGGAGGCCGACTCTCTCTTTTGCTAGATAACATATCAAAAGCTGATATGAGTCTTGGCCTTGTCTCAGAAGGAAGAATTACATCATCTACATAGCCACGAGCTGCAGCTCTGTATGGATTTGCAAAATTATCTCTGTATTCATTTATCTTTTGCTGCCTCACTTCTGCAGGATTTTCTGCCTCATTGATTTCATTTTTAAATACAATGTTTGCTGCTCCTTCTGGTCCCATGACCGCAATCTCAGCCGTAGGCCATGCAAACACTATGTCAGCTCCTAAGTCTTTGCTGCACATAGCGAGATAAGCCCCACCGTAAGCCTTCCTCACAATCAAAGTAACCTTAGGAACAGTTGCCTCTGAATAAGCGTAAAGCATTTTCGCCCCATGCCTTATTATCCCACCATATTCTTGATTTGTCCCTGGCAAAAATCCAGGCACATCCACTATACTAAGTATAGGAATATTAAAAGCATCACAAAAGCGGATAAACCTAGCCGCTTTGTCAGAAGCATTTATGTCAAGTACTCCTGCTAATACTCTTGGCTGATTTGCAACAATTCCTATTGTCTTTCCATTAAGTCTTGCAAAAACTGTGATGATATTTTCTGCGTACATCTCCTGCGACTCTAAAAATTCTCCATTGTCGACTATTTCTCTTATTAATTCTTTCATGTCATAAGGCTTATTGGGATTATCTGGAATTATCTCCATAAGTCTTTGAGAAACTCTATTGGGATTATCCCCTGTCTCGTATTGTGGAGGATCTTCTAAGTTGTTAGAAGGTAAATAACTTAACAAATTCCTCACCATTTTTAGAACTTCTTCATCATTTGGACCCCTGAAATGAGCAACACCGCTTAGCCTATTGTGAGTTATTGAGCCTCCTAATTCTTCAGGAGTAACTTCTTCTCCAGTTACAGCTTTTATAACTTGT encodes:
- a CDS encoding OadG family transporter subunit — translated: MESFLDFLKKTFNSKEEEKVKNEEKKDKSGENEEETELVAAITAAIALYLQADVSGFYVKSIVRLPETVPVWAKVGRQEQMRTRL
- a CDS encoding acyl-CoA carboxylase subunit beta; its protein translation is MSVHDMIEELKRRKEKVLEGGGAKRIAAQHEKGKLTARERIHKLLDKDSFVEIDPFVEHRCYDFGMEKQKYPGEGVVTGYGTVDGRLVYVYAQDFTVLGGSLGEYHAKKITKVMDMAMKMGAPIIGLNDSGGARIQEGVDALSGYGNIFYKNTLASGVIPQISVIMGPSAGGAVYSPALTDFIFMVDKTSQMFITGPQVIKAVTGEEVTPEELGGSITHNRLSGVAHFRGPNDEEVLKMVRNLLSYLPSNNLEDPPQYETGDNPNRVSQRLMEIIPDNPNKPYDMKELIREIVDNGEFLESQEMYAENIITVFARLNGKTIGIVANQPRVLAGVLDINASDKAARFIRFCDAFNIPILSIVDVPGFLPGTNQEYGGIIRHGAKMLYAYSEATVPKVTLIVRKAYGGAYLAMCSKDLGADIVFAWPTAEIAVMGPEGAANIVFKNEINEAENPAEVRQQKINEYRDNFANPYRAAARGYVDDVILPSETRPRLISAFDMLSSKRESRPPKKHGNIPL